In a genomic window of Apteryx mantelli isolate bAptMan1 chromosome 2, bAptMan1.hap1, whole genome shotgun sequence:
- the RIOK3 gene encoding serine/threonine-protein kinase RIO3 isoform X3, which produces MDPVGVAAAAPPEAGPGPAWQSKCPWGAPKPTSISCSLADVMSEQLAKELQLEEENAAFPEVVAVAEGPFITGENIDTSSDLMLAQMLQMEFDREYDAQLRREEKKFNGDSKVSISFENYRKVHPFDSDSSEDEVDWQDTRHDPYRADKPTTTPKKGFIGKGKDITTKHDEVVCGRKNTARMENFAPEFQVGDGIGMDLKLSNQVFNALKQHAYSEERRSARLHEKKEHSTAEKAVDPKTRLLLYKMVNAGMLETITGCISTGKESVVFHAYGGKSTNEDDKVIPPECAIKVFKTTLNEFKNRDKYIKDDYRFKDRFSKLNPRKIIRMWAEKEMHNLTRMQNAGIPCPQVVILKKHVLVMSFIGQDQVPAPKLKDVKLSSEDMKKAYYQILNMMQRLYKECSLVHADLSEYNMLWHDGKVWLIDVSQSVEPTHPHGLEFLFRDCRNVSQFFQKGGVTEALNERELFNAVSDLNIAADNEVDFQAEIEALEKVNEDHVQKHGKKVSAFPSDGDPPIYDE; this is translated from the exons ATGGACCCGGTgggagtcgccgccgccgccccccccgaggccgggccgggccccgcctgGCAGAGCAAG TGTCCTTGGGGAGCACCTAAGCCTACATCAATATCGTGTTCCCTTGCTGATGTAATGAGTGAACAGCTGGCAAAAGAGTtgcagctggaagaagaaaatgctgcttttcctgaagtggttgc TGTTGCTGAAGGACCATTTATTACAGGAGAAAATATTGACACGTCTAGTGACCTAATGCTAGCTCAGATGCTGCAGATGGAATTTGACAGGGAATATGATGCACAGCTTCGACGTGAAGAGAAGAAGTTCAATGGAGATAGCAAAG TTTCCATATCCTTTGAAAATTATCGGAAGGTGCATCCCTTTGACAGTGACAGTTCAGAAGATGAGGTTGATTGGCAAGATACCCGTCATGATCCTTATAGAGCAG ATAAACCTACTACTACCCCAAAAAAGGGCTTCATAGGAAAGGGAAAAGACATTACTACTAAGCATGATGAAGTGGTATGTGGAAGAAAGAACACTGCTCGCATGGAAAAT TTTGCACCTGAATTCCAAGTTGGGGATGGAATTGGGATGGACTTAAAGCTGTCCAATCAAGTCTTCAATGCCTTAAAGCAACATGCCTACTCTGAGGAACGTCGAAGTGCAAGGCTCCATGAAAAGAAGGAGCACTCCACTGCC GAGAAAGCAGTGGATCCTAAGACACGTTTACTTCTGTACAAGATGGTCAATGCTGGGATGCTAGAGACCATTACTGGCTGTATCAGCACAGGAAAAGAATCTGTTGTTTTCCATGCGTATGGAGGAAA AAGTACAAATGAAGATGATAAAGTTATACCTCCAGAATGTGCCATCAAAGTGTTTAAAACAACTCTTAATGAATTCAAGAACCGTGACAAATATATTAAAGATGACTACAGATTTAAAGACCGCTTCAGTAAATTGAATCCACGCAAGATTATTCGTATGTGGGCTGAGAAAGAAATGCATAACTTGACAAG AATGCAAAATGCAGGAATTCCTTGTCCTCAAGTGGTTATCCTTAAGAAACATGTCTTGGTTATGTCTTTCATTGGCCAGGATCAAGTCCCAGCTCCTAAACTAAAGGATGTAAAACTTAGTAGTGAAGATATGAAAAAGGCCTACTATCAGATTCTTAAT ATGATGCAACGGTTGTATAAAGAGTGCAGTCTGGTCCATGCTGATCTGAGTGAATACAATATGCTTTGGCATGACGGAAAG GTGTGGCTTATTGATGTCAGTCAGTCTGTGGAGCCAACCCACCCTCATGGGCTTGAGTTTTTGTTCAGAGACTGTAGGAATGTTTCACAG TTCTTCCAGAAGGGAGGTGTGACAGAAGCACTTAATGAGCGTGAACTCTTCAATGCTGTCTCAGATTTAAATATTGCAGCTGACAATGAAGTAGACTTCCAAGCAGAG atTGAAGCTTTGGAGAAGGTGAATGAAGATCACGTGCAGAAACATGGAAAGAAAGTGTCTGCATTTCCAAGTGATGGAGACCCGCCTATATATGATGAATAG
- the RIOK3 gene encoding serine/threonine-protein kinase RIO3 isoform X1 yields the protein MSEQLAKELQLEEENAAFPEVVAVAEGPFITGENIDTSSDLMLAQMLQMEFDREYDAQLRREEKKFNGDSKVSISFENYRKVHPFDSDSSEDEVDWQDTRHDPYRADKPTTTPKKGFIGKGKDITTKHDEVVCGRKNTARMENFAPEFQVGDGIGMDLKLSNQVFNALKQHAYSEERRSARLHEKKEHSTAEKAVDPKTRLLLYKMVNAGMLETITGCISTGKESVVFHAYGGKSTNEDDKVIPPECAIKVFKTTLNEFKNRDKYIKDDYRFKDRFSKLNPRKIIRMWAEKEMHNLTRMQNAGIPCPQVVILKKHVLVMSFIGQDQVPAPKLKDVKLSSEDMKKAYYQILNMMQRLYKECSLVHADLSEYNMLWHDGKVWLIDVSQSVEPTHPHGLEFLFRDCRNVSQFFQKGGVTEALNERELFNAVSDLNIAADNEVDFQAEIEALEKVNEDHVQKHGKKVSAFPSDGDPPIYDE from the exons ATGAGTGAACAGCTGGCAAAAGAGTtgcagctggaagaagaaaatgctgcttttcctgaagtggttgc TGTTGCTGAAGGACCATTTATTACAGGAGAAAATATTGACACGTCTAGTGACCTAATGCTAGCTCAGATGCTGCAGATGGAATTTGACAGGGAATATGATGCACAGCTTCGACGTGAAGAGAAGAAGTTCAATGGAGATAGCAAAG TTTCCATATCCTTTGAAAATTATCGGAAGGTGCATCCCTTTGACAGTGACAGTTCAGAAGATGAGGTTGATTGGCAAGATACCCGTCATGATCCTTATAGAGCAG ATAAACCTACTACTACCCCAAAAAAGGGCTTCATAGGAAAGGGAAAAGACATTACTACTAAGCATGATGAAGTGGTATGTGGAAGAAAGAACACTGCTCGCATGGAAAAT TTTGCACCTGAATTCCAAGTTGGGGATGGAATTGGGATGGACTTAAAGCTGTCCAATCAAGTCTTCAATGCCTTAAAGCAACATGCCTACTCTGAGGAACGTCGAAGTGCAAGGCTCCATGAAAAGAAGGAGCACTCCACTGCC GAGAAAGCAGTGGATCCTAAGACACGTTTACTTCTGTACAAGATGGTCAATGCTGGGATGCTAGAGACCATTACTGGCTGTATCAGCACAGGAAAAGAATCTGTTGTTTTCCATGCGTATGGAGGAAA AAGTACAAATGAAGATGATAAAGTTATACCTCCAGAATGTGCCATCAAAGTGTTTAAAACAACTCTTAATGAATTCAAGAACCGTGACAAATATATTAAAGATGACTACAGATTTAAAGACCGCTTCAGTAAATTGAATCCACGCAAGATTATTCGTATGTGGGCTGAGAAAGAAATGCATAACTTGACAAG AATGCAAAATGCAGGAATTCCTTGTCCTCAAGTGGTTATCCTTAAGAAACATGTCTTGGTTATGTCTTTCATTGGCCAGGATCAAGTCCCAGCTCCTAAACTAAAGGATGTAAAACTTAGTAGTGAAGATATGAAAAAGGCCTACTATCAGATTCTTAAT ATGATGCAACGGTTGTATAAAGAGTGCAGTCTGGTCCATGCTGATCTGAGTGAATACAATATGCTTTGGCATGACGGAAAG GTGTGGCTTATTGATGTCAGTCAGTCTGTGGAGCCAACCCACCCTCATGGGCTTGAGTTTTTGTTCAGAGACTGTAGGAATGTTTCACAG TTCTTCCAGAAGGGAGGTGTGACAGAAGCACTTAATGAGCGTGAACTCTTCAATGCTGTCTCAGATTTAAATATTGCAGCTGACAATGAAGTAGACTTCCAAGCAGAG atTGAAGCTTTGGAGAAGGTGAATGAAGATCACGTGCAGAAACATGGAAAGAAAGTGTCTGCATTTCCAAGTGATGGAGACCCGCCTATATATGATGAATAG
- the RIOK3 gene encoding serine/threonine-protein kinase RIO3 isoform X2 encodes MLAQMLQMEFDREYDAQLRREEKKFNGDSKVSISFENYRKVHPFDSDSSEDEVDWQDTRHDPYRADKPTTTPKKGFIGKGKDITTKHDEVVCGRKNTARMENFAPEFQVGDGIGMDLKLSNQVFNALKQHAYSEERRSARLHEKKEHSTAEKAVDPKTRLLLYKMVNAGMLETITGCISTGKESVVFHAYGGKSTNEDDKVIPPECAIKVFKTTLNEFKNRDKYIKDDYRFKDRFSKLNPRKIIRMWAEKEMHNLTRMQNAGIPCPQVVILKKHVLVMSFIGQDQVPAPKLKDVKLSSEDMKKAYYQILNMMQRLYKECSLVHADLSEYNMLWHDGKVWLIDVSQSVEPTHPHGLEFLFRDCRNVSQFFQKGGVTEALNERELFNAVSDLNIAADNEVDFQAEIEALEKVNEDHVQKHGKKVSAFPSDGDPPIYDE; translated from the exons ATGCTAGCTCAGATGCTGCAGATGGAATTTGACAGGGAATATGATGCACAGCTTCGACGTGAAGAGAAGAAGTTCAATGGAGATAGCAAAG TTTCCATATCCTTTGAAAATTATCGGAAGGTGCATCCCTTTGACAGTGACAGTTCAGAAGATGAGGTTGATTGGCAAGATACCCGTCATGATCCTTATAGAGCAG ATAAACCTACTACTACCCCAAAAAAGGGCTTCATAGGAAAGGGAAAAGACATTACTACTAAGCATGATGAAGTGGTATGTGGAAGAAAGAACACTGCTCGCATGGAAAAT TTTGCACCTGAATTCCAAGTTGGGGATGGAATTGGGATGGACTTAAAGCTGTCCAATCAAGTCTTCAATGCCTTAAAGCAACATGCCTACTCTGAGGAACGTCGAAGTGCAAGGCTCCATGAAAAGAAGGAGCACTCCACTGCC GAGAAAGCAGTGGATCCTAAGACACGTTTACTTCTGTACAAGATGGTCAATGCTGGGATGCTAGAGACCATTACTGGCTGTATCAGCACAGGAAAAGAATCTGTTGTTTTCCATGCGTATGGAGGAAA AAGTACAAATGAAGATGATAAAGTTATACCTCCAGAATGTGCCATCAAAGTGTTTAAAACAACTCTTAATGAATTCAAGAACCGTGACAAATATATTAAAGATGACTACAGATTTAAAGACCGCTTCAGTAAATTGAATCCACGCAAGATTATTCGTATGTGGGCTGAGAAAGAAATGCATAACTTGACAAG AATGCAAAATGCAGGAATTCCTTGTCCTCAAGTGGTTATCCTTAAGAAACATGTCTTGGTTATGTCTTTCATTGGCCAGGATCAAGTCCCAGCTCCTAAACTAAAGGATGTAAAACTTAGTAGTGAAGATATGAAAAAGGCCTACTATCAGATTCTTAAT ATGATGCAACGGTTGTATAAAGAGTGCAGTCTGGTCCATGCTGATCTGAGTGAATACAATATGCTTTGGCATGACGGAAAG GTGTGGCTTATTGATGTCAGTCAGTCTGTGGAGCCAACCCACCCTCATGGGCTTGAGTTTTTGTTCAGAGACTGTAGGAATGTTTCACAG TTCTTCCAGAAGGGAGGTGTGACAGAAGCACTTAATGAGCGTGAACTCTTCAATGCTGTCTCAGATTTAAATATTGCAGCTGACAATGAAGTAGACTTCCAAGCAGAG atTGAAGCTTTGGAGAAGGTGAATGAAGATCACGTGCAGAAACATGGAAAGAAAGTGTCTGCATTTCCAAGTGATGGAGACCCGCCTATATATGATGAATAG